One Chitinivorax sp. B genomic region harbors:
- a CDS encoding sugar ABC transporter substrate-binding protein — protein MTTRRHTLKMLALAVAVGALPFQQANAAGNAKPKVALVMKSLANEFFRTMEDGAKAHQKQNAAKYDLVANGIKDETDTAGQIKIVEQMIAQRVDAIVIAPADSKALVPAMKNAVDKGILVVNIDNQFDAGALKEKSLSIPFVGPDNRAGAKLVGMHLAKQLKTGDKVGIIEGVSTTFNAQQRTLGFQDAMKAAGMNVVAVQSGQWEIEKGNTVASAMLREYPDLKALLSGNDNMALGAVAAVKSSGKADKVKIIGYDNISAIKPMLSSGRVIATADQYAAKQAVFGIETALKAITEKTPQQSLPTQVQTPVDLVTK, from the coding sequence ATGACCACCCGCCGTCACACACTGAAGATGCTTGCTCTGGCTGTCGCCGTCGGTGCCCTGCCGTTTCAGCAAGCCAATGCTGCCGGCAATGCCAAGCCCAAGGTTGCACTGGTGATGAAATCACTGGCCAACGAATTCTTCCGTACCATGGAAGATGGCGCCAAAGCACACCAGAAGCAAAATGCAGCCAAGTATGACCTGGTCGCCAACGGCATCAAGGACGAGACCGATACCGCAGGCCAGATCAAGATCGTGGAGCAAATGATTGCCCAACGTGTTGACGCCATCGTGATTGCTCCGGCTGATTCCAAAGCCTTGGTTCCGGCCATGAAGAATGCCGTCGATAAGGGGATTCTGGTCGTCAATATCGACAACCAGTTTGACGCTGGTGCCTTGAAAGAGAAAAGTTTGAGTATCCCCTTCGTTGGCCCGGACAACCGCGCCGGTGCCAAGCTGGTTGGCATGCATTTGGCCAAGCAACTAAAGACTGGTGACAAAGTCGGCATCATCGAGGGCGTCTCCACCACCTTCAACGCCCAACAACGGACACTGGGCTTCCAGGATGCGATGAAAGCCGCAGGAATGAATGTTGTGGCAGTGCAATCCGGCCAATGGGAAATCGAAAAAGGTAACACCGTGGCCTCCGCCATGTTACGTGAATACCCGGATCTGAAAGCCCTGCTGTCTGGTAACGACAACATGGCCCTGGGTGCAGTCGCTGCCGTGAAGTCATCCGGCAAGGCCGACAAGGTGAAGATCATTGGTTACGACAATATTTCAGCCATCAAACCCATGCTGTCCAGCGGTCGTGTCATTGCCACAGCAGACCAGTATGCTGCCAAGCAGGCCGTATTCGGTATTGAAACCGCGCTGAAGGCCATTACCGAGAAAACCCCGCAGCAATCACTGCCAACACAGGTGCAAACACCAGTGGATCTAGTCACCAAGTAA
- a CDS encoding diguanylate cyclase yields the protein MTKNVVTGGVDTVIGWWRRRKQAKDMEALPALFDLCRDAALQLDEAGHITYANPAMATLLEVASSDDLLQRALRDFCIPTTLQQLIRPGTGAGYGEMRTANGRPRFVSYSLTPCTLQPGHQMLLVRDETAAMTGQQTLIANEKRFRLLTEQAKDIISEHTLEGRIEYISPACREVLGYQPTELVGKMPHDLVHADDLDLVLQALKDLTRYAEGVTLQCRVLRYDGHYIWTEIYGKLIADAPRDGGVFVLVIRDITNRRMAEESLRESERLRSLFDLARDEFFLVDNSGRIVDVNQHACEHMGTNRGWLIGHQFDQLISAPDIDLTPFGLEDIYRRACRGEQVMLDVIRINHAGESLQAEALFSAIRHEGRNLLLVSLRDVSQRKRMEAEFRESVSALRLLHMRLFGIIEGTNDLIAALDRECRLIAYNTAFKQAFEYNYGLPVALGTNLLVSLVDQPEAMARTFTNWHRALTGDVFADTQVWKCVEKGDEYYEVNYCPIRDEVGEVCGAAYIGRNVTQRKVAEDSLKRALEQLEAARRETEKANLQLRQANTELLRQANQDGMTGIANRRYFDDYLAHEWRRAARLQESMAMIFADVDFFKNYNDHYGHQAGDECLRKIANALQDQLHRPGDLLARYGGEEFVILLPNTTLAGGIFIAEGMLKAVSTLKIPHAASSAADHVTLSLGVAATVPSEATAEGFLMYGADQALYSAKKSGRNRVFGSPI from the coding sequence ATGACAAAAAACGTTGTAACGGGAGGGGTGGATACGGTGATCGGTTGGTGGCGGCGACGCAAGCAAGCGAAAGACATGGAGGCCCTGCCTGCGTTGTTCGACCTGTGTCGTGATGCAGCGCTGCAACTGGATGAAGCAGGCCACATTACCTATGCCAACCCTGCCATGGCAACCTTGCTGGAGGTAGCATCCAGCGATGACCTGTTGCAACGAGCACTGCGCGATTTCTGTATACCTACCACCTTACAACAGTTGATACGCCCAGGTACGGGTGCAGGCTATGGTGAAATGCGCACAGCCAATGGCAGGCCCCGTTTTGTCAGTTACAGCCTGACGCCTTGTACATTGCAGCCTGGCCATCAAATGTTACTGGTACGTGATGAAACCGCTGCCATGACAGGTCAGCAAACGCTGATTGCCAATGAAAAGCGGTTCCGACTGCTGACCGAGCAAGCCAAGGACATCATTTCCGAACACACGCTCGAAGGCCGGATTGAATATATTTCGCCTGCCTGTCGTGAGGTATTGGGTTATCAACCAACAGAGCTGGTTGGCAAGATGCCTCATGATCTGGTTCATGCGGATGATCTGGACCTGGTCCTGCAAGCCCTCAAAGATCTGACTCGGTATGCTGAAGGTGTGACCTTGCAGTGCCGTGTGTTGCGATACGATGGGCACTATATCTGGACAGAAATCTACGGCAAGCTGATCGCTGACGCCCCACGGGATGGGGGCGTCTTCGTGTTGGTGATACGCGATATCACCAATCGTCGCATGGCAGAGGAATCCCTTCGAGAGTCGGAACGCCTGCGATCCCTGTTCGATCTGGCGCGCGACGAATTCTTCCTGGTTGATAACAGTGGCCGCATCGTCGATGTCAACCAGCATGCCTGCGAACACATGGGGACCAACCGTGGCTGGTTGATCGGGCACCAGTTTGATCAATTGATTTCAGCGCCCGACATTGATCTGACCCCGTTCGGGCTGGAAGACATTTACCGCCGTGCTTGTCGCGGCGAGCAGGTGATGCTGGATGTCATCCGCATCAACCATGCCGGTGAATCGCTGCAGGCCGAAGCCTTGTTCAGCGCCATCCGCCATGAAGGACGCAACTTGCTGCTGGTATCGTTGCGGGATGTATCCCAACGCAAGCGCATGGAAGCAGAGTTCCGCGAATCGGTGTCCGCGCTTCGTCTGCTGCACATGCGCTTGTTTGGCATCATCGAGGGCACCAATGACCTGATTGCCGCACTGGATCGGGAGTGTCGACTGATCGCCTACAACACTGCCTTCAAGCAGGCCTTTGAATACAACTACGGCTTGCCCGTGGCCTTGGGAACCAACCTGTTGGTCAGCCTGGTCGATCAGCCGGAGGCCATGGCCCGCACCTTCACCAACTGGCATCGTGCACTGACCGGCGATGTGTTTGCCGATACCCAGGTCTGGAAATGTGTTGAAAAAGGTGACGAATACTACGAAGTGAACTATTGCCCGATTCGTGATGAAGTGGGGGAGGTGTGTGGCGCCGCCTATATTGGACGCAATGTGACCCAACGCAAGGTGGCCGAAGACAGCTTGAAGCGGGCGCTTGAACAACTGGAAGCCGCCCGGCGTGAGACAGAAAAAGCCAATCTGCAATTGCGCCAAGCCAATACCGAACTGTTGCGCCAAGCCAACCAGGATGGCATGACGGGCATCGCCAATCGGCGCTACTTCGATGACTATCTCGCTCATGAATGGCGCCGTGCAGCACGTCTTCAGGAGTCGATGGCCATGATCTTTGCCGATGTCGATTTCTTCAAAAACTACAACGACCACTATGGACATCAAGCCGGTGATGAATGCCTGCGCAAGATCGCCAATGCCCTGCAGGACCAACTGCACCGCCCAGGTGACCTGCTGGCCCGCTATGGGGGCGAGGAATTTGTCATTCTGCTGCCCAATACCACCCTCGCGGGTGGCATCTTCATTGCGGAAGGCATGCTCAAAGCCGTCAGCACACTGAAGATTCCCCACGCGGCATCCAGTGCTGCCGATCATGTCACCCTCAGCCTGGGTGTTGCCGCCACCGTGCCCAGTGAGGCAACGGCAGAAGGCTTTCTGATGTATGGCGCAGACCAAGCCCTGTATTCCGCCAAAAAGAGCGGACGGAATCGGGTATTTGGTAGCCCGATCTGA
- a CDS encoding dihydrofolate reductase family protein produces MRPLRYSINVTIDGCCDHRAIVADEELHRHAAENLARADALLFGRVTYQMMETAWRAPARAGVRPEWMKPWMEPFARAIDAKKKYVVSSTLDQVDWNAELVRGDLESTVQQLKREPGKGLFVGGVALPLALTELGLIDEYEFVVQPRLAGHGPTLFVGLSKHVDLKLVSRLEFGSGVVAMRYEPRR; encoded by the coding sequence ATGCGACCCCTTCGGTATTCCATCAACGTCACAATTGACGGGTGCTGCGATCATCGTGCAATTGTCGCGGACGAAGAGTTACATCGCCACGCGGCCGAGAATCTTGCTCGGGCCGATGCTCTTCTCTTTGGCCGGGTGACCTACCAAATGATGGAAACAGCGTGGCGAGCGCCGGCACGGGCCGGGGTGAGGCCTGAATGGATGAAACCCTGGATGGAACCGTTCGCGCGAGCGATTGATGCGAAGAAGAAGTATGTCGTATCCAGCACTCTGGACCAGGTCGATTGGAATGCGGAGCTCGTGCGCGGGGATCTCGAGAGTACCGTTCAGCAGCTCAAACGGGAGCCGGGTAAGGGACTGTTCGTGGGCGGTGTGGCGCTCCCTTTGGCATTGACGGAGCTGGGGCTGATCGATGAGTACGAATTTGTGGTGCAGCCCAGGCTCGCAGGCCATGGGCCGACGTTGTTCGTGGGGCTATCGAAACATGTGGACTTGAAGCTCGTGAGCCGGCTGGAATTTGGTTCGGGAGTGGTAGCGATGAGGTATGAGCCGAGAAGGTAG
- a CDS encoding transposase: MNWAAAELDTLDLGDPRLDRRAVLMAERLARRVHPEQAKAAVEAATVE, encoded by the coding sequence ATGAACTGGGCCGCCGCAGAACTCGACACGCTTGACCTTGGTGATCCCCGACTGGATCGACGCGCGGTGTTGATGGCCGAACGGCTGGCGCGGCGCGTACATCCTGAACAAGCAAAGGCCGCCGTTGAAGCCGCGACAGTTGAATGA
- a CDS encoding class I SAM-dependent methyltransferase, producing MPDKQVVVPDNTAVRTALWRALHVELDSPPHVFEDVVGLKLIAPDEGWRNRPDMSPFTRPFRASILARARFVEDLVVAQVAQGMSQYVILGAGLDTFAQRQPATASGIQVFEIDHPVTQAWKRRRLVELGFGIPPFLHLIPVNFEAGDDWWVQLNASGFDIEKPAVVASTGVSMYLTKAAILATLRQVATLKQGSTLVMSFMLPIELTDPEVRPGVERAAAGAASNGTPWISFFTPDEMQALAREAGFRKVEHVSAAALSERYFAGREDGLHPPNNTEELLLATT from the coding sequence ATGCCCGATAAGCAAGTCGTTGTACCAGACAACACTGCAGTGCGCACTGCACTATGGCGTGCGTTGCATGTAGAACTTGATTCCCCTCCGCACGTATTTGAAGATGTTGTAGGCTTGAAGCTGATCGCCCCTGATGAGGGCTGGCGCAATCGCCCAGACATGAGTCCATTCACACGGCCGTTTCGTGCTTCCATCCTCGCTCGCGCCCGCTTTGTCGAAGATCTGGTCGTAGCACAAGTCGCGCAGGGGATGTCGCAATACGTAATCCTGGGGGCGGGGCTGGATACCTTTGCGCAGCGACAACCTGCGACTGCCTCTGGCATACAGGTGTTCGAGATTGACCACCCGGTTACGCAGGCATGGAAGCGGCGGCGCCTCGTTGAACTTGGCTTCGGTATTCCGCCTTTCCTGCACCTCATTCCAGTGAATTTTGAGGCAGGGGATGATTGGTGGGTGCAATTGAATGCATCGGGTTTCGATATTGAGAAACCGGCGGTGGTGGCTTCTACTGGTGTCAGTATGTACCTGACCAAAGCAGCAATCTTGGCAACGCTGCGGCAGGTTGCGACACTCAAGCAGGGTTCGACACTGGTTATGTCGTTCATGTTGCCAATTGAGCTGACTGATCCGGAAGTTCGTCCAGGTGTTGAGCGCGCAGCAGCGGGTGCGGCATCGAACGGTACACCTTGGATCAGTTTCTTCACACCTGACGAAATGCAGGCCTTGGCACGTGAAGCGGGCTTCAGGAAGGTCGAGCATGTTTCTGCTGCGGCACTCTCTGAGCGCTATTTTGCGGGCAGGGAAGACGGTTTGCATCCGCCGAACAACACGGAAGAGTTGCTGCTGGCGACGACGTAA
- a CDS encoding GFA family protein, with the protein MNKVKTYAGGCLCGAIRFVASGPALNPHTCSCKRCQRHSGALTQIWVEFPKDSVQWVGAGGMPATWRSSAYSSRAFCSNCGSTLGAIDDNPTIALVLGVFDSPNSKELAPTKHSFVSKRPKWWRVSSVITGKALHNPSRLSPYCDQASGEDE; encoded by the coding sequence ATGAACAAGGTCAAAACCTATGCCGGTGGCTGTTTATGTGGTGCCATCCGGTTCGTTGCATCTGGCCCGGCGTTGAACCCACACACCTGCTCATGTAAGCGGTGTCAGCGTCATTCTGGCGCGTTGACCCAGATCTGGGTTGAGTTTCCGAAAGACAGCGTGCAATGGGTGGGTGCTGGTGGCATGCCTGCTACTTGGCGTTCATCAGCGTATTCAAGCCGCGCATTCTGCTCGAACTGTGGTAGTACTTTGGGTGCCATAGACGACAACCCGACCATCGCACTTGTCCTGGGTGTTTTCGATTCGCCCAACAGCAAAGAACTCGCCCCCACCAAGCATTCATTTGTTTCAAAACGACCAAAGTGGTGGCGCGTATCTTCCGTCATTACCGGCAAGGCGTTGCACAATCCCTCCAGGCTTTCACCTTACTGTGACCAGGCGTCGGGCGAGGACGAGTGA
- the serA gene encoding phosphoglycerate dehydrogenase: MKRYSLDKHKIKFLLLEGVHESAVAALKADGYENIDYHRKSLPEAELIEAVRDAHFIGIRSRTQLTDAILAEASKLIAVGCFCIGTNQVDLTAAALRGIPVFNAPFSNTRSVAELVIAEAIMLMRGIPEKYAIVRRGGWVKSAEGSVEVRGKTLGIVGYGHIGTQVGVLAEALGMQVAFYDIETKLPLGNARQVSTLDELLTQADAITLHVPETAQTMNMIGRHELQQMKPGSHLINASRGTVVDIDALAAALSSKHLAGAAIDVFPVEPKGNDEEFLSPLRAFDNVILTPHIGGSTLEAQANIGAEVAAKFLRYSNNGSTLTAVNFPEVSLPAHPGKCRLLHIHRNEPGVLAHINEVFSANRINISSQFLQTNEHVGYVVMDVDVDSSQVALEALQQVTGTIRCRILY; this comes from the coding sequence ATGAAACGATATTCGCTGGATAAACACAAGATCAAGTTTCTGTTGCTGGAAGGTGTGCATGAATCTGCTGTCGCGGCGCTGAAGGCTGATGGTTATGAAAACATCGACTATCATCGCAAATCGCTACCCGAAGCAGAACTGATCGAGGCCGTGCGTGATGCACATTTCATCGGCATCCGTTCCCGTACGCAACTGACTGATGCCATTCTGGCCGAAGCATCAAAGCTGATTGCCGTAGGCTGCTTCTGCATCGGCACCAATCAGGTTGATCTGACCGCTGCCGCCCTACGTGGCATCCCGGTATTCAATGCACCATTCTCCAATACACGTTCCGTTGCCGAACTGGTGATTGCCGAGGCCATCATGCTGATGCGCGGCATCCCCGAAAAATATGCCATTGTACGCCGGGGTGGCTGGGTTAAATCGGCAGAAGGCAGTGTGGAAGTCCGTGGCAAAACCCTGGGCATCGTCGGCTATGGCCATATCGGCACTCAGGTCGGCGTGCTGGCTGAAGCACTGGGCATGCAGGTCGCCTTCTACGATATCGAAACCAAGCTGCCGCTGGGCAATGCACGCCAAGTCAGCACGCTAGATGAACTACTGACGCAAGCCGATGCCATCACCCTGCATGTGCCGGAAACCGCCCAGACCATGAACATGATCGGCAGACACGAGCTGCAACAGATGAAACCAGGCAGCCACTTGATCAATGCCTCCCGCGGCACGGTGGTGGATATCGATGCACTCGCTGCAGCCCTGTCCAGTAAACACCTTGCTGGTGCCGCGATTGACGTATTCCCGGTTGAGCCCAAAGGCAATGATGAGGAATTCCTGTCACCGTTGCGAGCATTTGACAATGTGATTCTCACCCCGCATATCGGCGGCAGCACGCTGGAAGCCCAGGCCAACATTGGTGCCGAAGTCGCCGCCAAATTCCTGCGATACTCCAACAATGGATCAACCCTGACCGCCGTCAACTTCCCGGAAGTATCGCTACCCGCCCACCCCGGAAAATGCCGACTGCTACACATTCACCGCAATGAACCCGGTGTATTGGCACACATCAACGAGGTGTTCTCCGCCAACCGCATCAATATTTCGTCACAGTTCCTGCAAACCAACGAACATGTTGGCTATGTGGTGATGGATGTCGATGTCGACTCCAGCCAGGTAGCGCTTGAGGCATTACAACAAGTGACCGGGACAATTCGGTGCCGGATTCTTTACTAA
- a CDS encoding FAD-binding oxidoreductase, whose product MSFSLIPALEQIFTDQRVRTDTDALNQYGLDWTRIYTPQPIAVVFPKMVDEVQALVRLANEHEIALVPSGGRTGLSGGAVARQGEVVVSFDRMDNLRDFNPVDRTVVCEAGVITERLQQFAHEQGLYFPVDFASRGSSRLGGNISTNAGGIKVVRYGLFRDWVVGLKVVTGSGEVLELNNGLIKNATGYDLRHLFIGAEGTLGFVVEATMKLARAPRELSVMVLAVPELEGIMNVFNSFRSRIDLTAFEFFSEKALKHVLARGHLQRPFESESNYYVLLEFENQSDAEQELALQLFEQALEQGWIVDGVISQSDTQAKTLWRLREDISESIAPKKPYKNDIAITIANVPPFMQALDAVLAREYPDFEVVWFGHIGDGNLHINVLKPDDLSMPDFVGRCQQVNQWVFDLVRQYRGSISAEHGVGLTKQPYLDYTRSAAEIELMRGIKQVFDPKGIMNPGKLL is encoded by the coding sequence ATGAGCTTTTCCCTGATCCCCGCCCTTGAGCAGATTTTTACCGACCAGCGAGTGCGTACCGATACCGATGCACTCAATCAATATGGCCTGGACTGGACTCGCATTTACACCCCACAGCCGATTGCAGTGGTGTTTCCCAAAATGGTGGACGAAGTGCAAGCGCTGGTGCGCTTGGCCAATGAACATGAGATTGCACTGGTGCCCTCTGGCGGGCGTACCGGTCTGTCAGGGGGGGCGGTGGCCAGGCAGGGTGAAGTGGTTGTGTCGTTCGACCGCATGGATAACTTGCGCGATTTCAACCCAGTCGATCGCACGGTAGTGTGTGAAGCGGGTGTCATCACCGAACGTTTGCAACAATTTGCACACGAGCAAGGCTTATACTTCCCTGTGGATTTTGCCTCGCGTGGTTCCAGCAGGCTGGGTGGCAACATCTCGACTAACGCAGGCGGGATCAAGGTGGTACGTTATGGTCTGTTCCGTGACTGGGTAGTGGGCCTGAAAGTGGTGACCGGCAGTGGTGAGGTGTTGGAACTGAACAATGGCCTGATCAAGAATGCAACAGGCTATGACCTGCGCCATCTGTTCATTGGTGCGGAAGGTACACTGGGCTTTGTGGTGGAAGCCACCATGAAGCTGGCCCGTGCGCCACGTGAGCTGTCAGTCATGGTATTGGCGGTGCCAGAGTTGGAGGGCATCATGAATGTGTTCAACAGCTTCCGTAGCCGCATCGATCTGACAGCATTCGAGTTTTTCTCGGAAAAGGCGTTGAAACATGTGCTGGCACGTGGTCATCTACAACGGCCATTTGAAAGCGAGAGCAATTATTATGTATTGCTTGAGTTCGAGAACCAGAGCGATGCAGAGCAGGAACTGGCCCTGCAATTGTTCGAACAAGCGCTGGAGCAAGGTTGGATTGTCGATGGGGTGATCAGCCAGTCCGATACGCAGGCCAAGACATTGTGGCGTTTGCGCGAAGATATCAGCGAATCGATTGCACCGAAAAAGCCCTACAAGAACGATATTGCCATCACCATTGCCAATGTACCGCCGTTCATGCAGGCACTGGATGCGGTCCTGGCCCGTGAGTACCCGGATTTCGAGGTGGTCTGGTTTGGCCATATTGGCGATGGCAACCTGCACATCAATGTGCTGAAGCCGGACGATCTGTCGATGCCGGATTTCGTCGGCCGCTGCCAGCAGGTGAACCAATGGGTATTCGACCTGGTCCGCCAGTATCGTGGCAGCATTTCGGCCGAGCATGGCGTGGGGTTGACCAAGCAGCCTTATCTGGATTACACCCGCTCAGCCGCCGAAATCGAGCTGATGCGTGGTATCAAGCAGGTGTTTGACCCTAAAGGCATCATGAATCCCGGAAAATTGCTGTAA
- the glnE gene encoding bifunctional [glutamate--ammonia ligase]-adenylyl-L-tyrosine phosphorylase/[glutamate--ammonia-ligase] adenylyltransferase — protein sequence MATIGYWNIIEIAAILSKALPMREHQSATPFDLASQHSRYLQRLHTASPMLVSTETALAQQPYDKAAMQAFIAEQPAVTDEVGLKRLLRTLRKHVMARIILRDISGLANLNEVVSSVTSLAEISVEQAVKHHAHWLHPQFGEPIGDETGTPQQLIVVGMGKLGGGELNVSSDIDLIFVYPEDGTTNGPRKLSNHEFFTRLGRLIIATLHEPTADGFVFRVDMRLRPYGDSGPLVSSFAMLEEYLHTQGREWERYAWLKGRALTGDAEGLWALVKPFVYRKYLDYSAYASMRSLHGQIRREVARRDMAENIKLGPGGIREIEFIAQVFQLIRGGRERGLQLRSTRAVLAWLGQHKLLPHHATHELLDAYTFLRNLEHRLQYLDDAQTQTLPTQAEDRLQIAHSMGFDGLGAFEKTLQRHRSRVTNHFEHVFTAPQDEGEHPLDDLWQDDEYSEQHTAKLAELGYHEPDTVKQLLGQMKSSSRYRQIPERSRRRLDALLPPIIEVAAGMPNPDDTLSRMIRLLDTILRRESYLALLSEHPQTLKRLASLYSASPWVSDYLTRHPILLDELLDARLLYAAPDWPQARERLAAELDAVAGDAEQQMDMLRHFQHTHLFRLVAQDLAGLLPLETLSDHLSDLADLILAEVLRCCWLALPGKHRDMPRFAIIGYGKLGGKELGYASDLDLIFLYEDDHDSAGENYAKLARRIGTWLSTSTAAGMLYEIDLRLRPNGESGLMVTSIEGFADYQHGHAWVWEHQALTRARYCAGDVAVGEQFETIRQHVLMQHRDLATLRQEVYAMRHKMLENRLGSREGFDLKHGRGGIIDVEFIVQYLVLAYSAAHPKLTGNKGNIALLGFAADAGLLPADQALAAQQEYREYRRLQHAQRLDGRKRYIVDETAIEPHIATVMAVWCTVFGQP from the coding sequence GTGGCAACAATAGGATATTGGAATATCATCGAAATCGCCGCCATTCTATCGAAAGCCCTGCCGATGCGCGAACACCAATCCGCTACCCCATTTGATCTGGCCAGCCAACATAGCCGCTACCTGCAACGTTTGCATACCGCCAGTCCCATGCTGGTCAGCACCGAAACCGCACTGGCACAGCAACCGTACGACAAAGCAGCAATGCAAGCGTTCATTGCCGAACAGCCCGCCGTCACCGATGAGGTCGGACTGAAACGTCTGCTGAGAACCCTGCGCAAACATGTCATGGCCAGAATCATCCTGCGCGACATCAGTGGCCTGGCGAACCTCAATGAAGTCGTCAGCTCCGTAACCAGCTTGGCTGAAATCAGCGTTGAACAGGCCGTTAAGCACCATGCACATTGGTTGCACCCACAATTTGGCGAGCCGATTGGCGACGAGACCGGTACGCCACAACAATTGATTGTGGTTGGCATGGGCAAACTGGGTGGCGGCGAATTGAATGTCTCGTCGGATATCGATCTGATTTTCGTGTATCCGGAAGATGGCACCACCAATGGCCCCCGCAAGCTATCGAATCACGAGTTCTTCACTAGACTGGGACGCTTGATCATTGCCACATTGCACGAGCCAACTGCCGATGGCTTTGTATTCCGAGTCGATATGCGTTTGCGACCCTATGGCGACTCCGGCCCGCTGGTATCGAGCTTTGCCATGCTGGAGGAATACCTGCATACCCAAGGCCGCGAATGGGAACGCTATGCCTGGCTGAAAGGTCGCGCCCTGACTGGGGATGCTGAGGGATTATGGGCGCTGGTCAAGCCCTTTGTCTATCGCAAATACCTGGATTACAGTGCCTATGCTTCGATGCGTAGCCTTCATGGTCAGATTCGTCGCGAGGTAGCACGACGTGACATGGCCGAAAATATCAAACTGGGTCCAGGTGGCATACGCGAAATTGAATTCATCGCACAGGTGTTTCAGCTGATCCGCGGTGGTCGGGAACGCGGCCTGCAACTACGCTCAACCCGGGCCGTACTTGCCTGGTTAGGCCAACACAAACTATTGCCACACCATGCCACACATGAGCTGCTGGATGCTTACACCTTTCTGCGCAATCTGGAACATCGCTTGCAATATCTGGATGACGCGCAGACACAAACCCTTCCGACACAAGCAGAAGACCGGCTGCAGATTGCCCACAGCATGGGTTTTGATGGGTTGGGTGCTTTTGAGAAAACCTTGCAACGGCATCGCAGCCGGGTCACCAATCATTTCGAGCATGTCTTCACAGCCCCACAGGACGAAGGCGAACACCCACTGGATGACTTATGGCAGGACGACGAATACAGTGAACAGCACACTGCCAAACTGGCTGAACTGGGGTACCACGAGCCGGATACCGTCAAGCAGTTGCTGGGGCAAATGAAATCCTCATCCCGCTATCGGCAAATCCCGGAGCGCAGCCGCAGACGGCTGGATGCACTGCTACCACCGATCATCGAAGTAGCAGCAGGCATGCCCAATCCGGACGACACCTTATCGAGAATGATCCGACTGCTGGATACCATCCTACGTCGCGAATCCTATCTGGCATTGCTGAGTGAACACCCACAAACACTCAAGCGGCTAGCCAGTCTGTATAGTGCCAGCCCATGGGTTTCCGACTATCTGACACGCCACCCGATTCTGCTGGATGAACTGCTTGATGCCAGACTGCTCTATGCCGCACCCGATTGGCCACAAGCACGTGAGCGGCTGGCCGCAGAGCTGGATGCCGTCGCCGGCGATGCAGAACAGCAGATGGACATGTTGCGACACTTCCAGCACACCCACCTGTTCCGGCTGGTTGCGCAGGATCTGGCGGGCCTGTTGCCGCTGGAAACCCTATCAGACCATTTGTCGGATCTGGCTGATCTGATCTTGGCTGAAGTGCTGCGTTGCTGCTGGCTGGCTCTACCAGGCAAGCATCGTGATATGCCACGTTTCGCGATCATCGGTTACGGCAAACTGGGTGGCAAAGAATTGGGCTACGCCTCTGACCTGGACCTGATCTTCTTATATGAAGATGATCATGACAGTGCGGGTGAGAATTACGCCAAGTTGGCCCGGCGTATCGGCACTTGGCTGAGTACATCGACTGCTGCTGGCATGCTGTACGAGATTGATCTGCGATTACGCCCCAATGGCGAAAGTGGGTTGATGGTAACCAGTATCGAAGGCTTTGCCGATTACCAGCATGGCCATGCTTGGGTATGGGAACATCAAGCCCTGACCCGCGCCCGCTACTGTGCCGGCGATGTAGCCGTTGGTGAACAATTCGAGACAATCCGACAGCACGTGCTGATGCAACATCGTGACTTGGCTACCTTGCGTCAAGAAGTTTATGCCATGCGTCACAAAATGCTGGAAAACCGACTGGGCAGCCGTGAAGGCTTTGATCTGAAACATGGCCGTGGTGGCATCATTGATGTGGAATTCATCGTACAGTATCTGGTATTGGCTTATTCGGCAGCTCACCCGAAACTGACCGGCAACAAAGGCAATATCGCCCTGCTTGGTTTTGCAGCAGACGCTGGCCTGTTACCAGCAGATCAAGCCTTGGCAGCACAACAGGAGTATCGTGAATACCGTCGGTTACAACATGCACAACGGCTTGATGGGCGAAAGCGTTACATCGTGGATGAAACTGCGATTGAGCCGCATATTGCAACGGTAATGGCGGTGTGGTGCACGGTGTTTGGACAACCCTGA